In Poecile atricapillus isolate bPoeAtr1 chromosome 1, bPoeAtr1.hap1, whole genome shotgun sequence, the sequence TGTTCTTTATTACCTCAAATGTGCCATGATGAAGAAAAAGGGAGCCTGAGTAAAGAAGAACAAAGACATACACATTAAATATGAAGTGCAAATATTCTGCAAATAAAGAAGTTTATATCTCTGTTTTGGAAGAATATGTATTTTTGAGTCTCCAAATCTTCAGAGCTGCACTTGACTCAAATTTCTTAATgacatcttaaaaaaacccaggtaAATTAGAAAGCTTATGGCATTGCATTAGCATCTCAGTCCTCCACCATGCAATGTGTAATATTTCACAGTAAGTTAACACAGCGTATTTAATAATTAGGGGGGGAAGCCAAGAGTTTTTCAAAATTGAGTCATATgtgaaaggaaggagaaaaaaagagatttggttaaaaaaaagacaaaagtaaatttttaaagttttgcaAGCAGGTAGTTAAAGGTACAACATCCCTTATTGATTTAAGGGAATTCTGATGATGTTTGTCTAGAAGTTGTAAAACTATGACCATGTTCTGACAGTAAAAGGTAACTCTGTAGCCAGTCATTCAGGGACTGATAAAAGCAGATAGCCACATCTGTACTAGCTTACACCTTTTTCATCCAGTTCATGTAGTTCAGGGTAAATCAGCTAAAAATAATACATAACCTGGGGTACAGTTAAAGCCTTTTCATGAACAAATCTAAATTTGTCCGTCCTCTCCCTCACCAGTGGAGTCCTGTTCTGATGCCTGCTCTGTACCTATATCCTAAATTCTGTGTGACTCTATATTCACTTTGTCACTCCGTAATGGCCCCTAGAACCCTGGGCTGGTCACCCCCTTTAACTGTAATCCATGAATTAAGGCATATTCTCAGCATCACTTCTCAACTGTAGGAATAATAGCAGTAATGATCTACCTTCAACATCACTCTTTAGTCACATGGTTTAGTTTTACCTGGTGTGAATTCTGGGGAGCAGGGAGTTAGACATCAAAAGCTTTTTGGGTGCCTTCTAATTTGAGATATTCTAGGATTTTCTGatctttgattaaaaaaaatgtaaccCACTCTTCACTTTTTTAATGCTTTACACACTAAATGTAGATAAAAGCCAAGGATTTACAAAGTCTGCCTGTCAACTGATCAACTACATTGCAATGCAGTATTGTTTCTGGGAACAAATCCTTAGTAAAATACTACACACTGAGCCTTTAAAATCACTTTCTGGATTGAAGGTGGCAAGATATTTTCCCTGACACTAAAACAAGAGTTCTCCCTTTATAAACCTGTCTCATAAATATACAAAATTCAGACTGCAATTTTTATTACGAGATATTCCATCTCTTTTTCCagttacaaaaagacaattTCATAAAATATCCATTCTTGTGAAAAAGATCCTACTGTTTACCTGCACTTCTGTAGCTCAGATCACCAAGAATTTTATCTCCCACTTTTCTCAGCTTCCAGTGTTGTCTCAGTCTTAGCAGTTCAGAGTTGAAGTCTCTTTGGCgcttattttcctgattttcagcAACTGATTTGGATAATCTTTCTGCACCTTTCAACAGGatctgagctgctccagctaATGACTTCTTTTTTGAAATCAGCTGTAGAAACTGAGGATTCTAGTACCAACAACAACAAGATCATTTCACTTTAATTCACAAagtattattattactattattattattattattactactactactattactattatttttattattgtaaaCTAACTGATCGTGATTGAAAAGTTGGTTTTGCCAGATATCCAGTAACTTATTCAGGATTACTTTCATATACCAGCATTATTCAGCTGGAAGTAGCATTTTGACTTAGAGCTTCAGCAAAGAGGCTTCTGAAATTGGCCTCAAGTCCCATTCCCAGCCTTACTCTGACGCTCAAAGCACTGCACTAACACATCAAAAGGATCATTTTGATAAATTTTGTACTGATcacacataaaaaaaacaaacactggaATAAAATCTTTAGCATCAAGCCACACAAAGTGCTCAACTAGGTACAACTTACTTGTTTTGGAGGAAGGGGATCTTGCCCAACTGGATCTAATGTCATGAACTTTTTATCCTTCACAATGCTAAGAACGTCATACAACACACACATCTCAGTCAAAGCACTTCTTAAGTTGTTCCTCACTGAATCCCAAGGCCAGAGGGATGGCTGAAACTTTACCaatcctaaaaataaaacaaaggacGGAAAAACAAAGGACTTTAAAAAGGTACGGTGTAAGACTCATTTTTAAACCACAGAGAGATCGTAACGGCACGAAATACAACACGATATCATATCTGCTGTGGTCCTTTCCCACTACGATTTACTGAGGCTCGGTCACGAATATTCTGACCTGCCCACCACGGGAACCCCTGGGGGAAGGCAGGCCCGGCCCAACCACCCGCGGAGCTGCAGGCCGGCACGGCCACGGTTCGCGGGCCTCCACCAGCTGCATCCCGGCGGGGGAGCTCGGGCTGGCGGCCCTTCtcaccttcctcatcctccGTCTCGCCCGGCTCGGCCCAGGCGCGGCCCGCCGAGCCCGGCTCGTCCTCCTCGGAGCCGGAGCCCTGGCTGAAGTCGATGCGCTGCGCCAGGCGCGCCAGGTTCTGGGACATGGAGAGCGGCTGGAGGTAGGTCTCGCTGCCATCCAGCCCCACCTCCTGCACCTGCTTCTCGCACGCCGACTCGATGCTGATGCGCACGGCCCGCACGCCCGCCATCTTGCAGCGACCCCCGCCCGCACTCGGCAGGGGGCGGGCCGGCGCCGGCGGGCccggccgggggcggggccagaACCGGGCGGGCTCGGCCGTTTCCGGAGGCGCTCGCGAGGGAGTGAGACCAGTGCCGGGCGGGCTCGGCCATTTCCGGAGAGAACTCGGAAGGGGGCGGGGCTAGCGCCGAGTGGGCTCGGGTGCCTCCATAGGCGCTTGccagggggcggggccggcgcggtGAGGGGACGGTGCCGAGTGCAGAAGCTCGGAGCTGCTGCCTTTTTCTTCTACGGCCTTATTTGTTGCCAAAAGTTCGTTTCATGTCCCATTCTAAACATAGTGTCACCTCTAGTTCCCTATCGTCAGCTGTGGCCACGCAGGAAGTTCAgccaaagaaaaggaaaacatacaATAACATTGCCATTAAATTACCGTTTGACTTCTGTCGTAACTCCCAATGACACGGATGCTCCGAGTTCTGCCCTTTGACACAATTAAGTAGGCGGCAGCTAACAGTTCTCATATTTATTCTTAAATCTGGTAAGTGTGCATCATTGGAAGCATTACAAAAATCAGCATTTGTACTTGAGGAAGATTAAATCGGCCCGCGGGGCTCAGTCTCTCCCGACGAGGTGAGTCTCCTGGGGCCTGTCGATGCGGAAGAGCAGCTCGGCGGGCTGGAAGTAGCCCAGGTACTGCACGCTGTCCGGGCTGGTGTCCTGGTGGTAGTGCCCTCCTTCCCCGTGGTGGCTGAAACAGTGCGTGTGCTCCACACGCAGATCGAACCCCTGGCACCAGACAGAGGCCCGTCAACAAAGCTTGGCAACAGCATTTAAAAGTCACAGGAGAGCCTATCCTAATGCGTATTTTCACATGTCTCCAAACGTTAAGCAGTGAAAACTTGCAAGACACTTGTGAAACCAGTAAGACAAAAGAATTTAGAAACCCTGACAGGCCCAACTTTTGGTGTCAATCTGAGATCTCCTTTTTAACCTTACCCCCTTCCCCCCATTATTTGGAAATCCTCCCCTTTGCATTATTCCCAATGGAATCCCTACTGGAAATTAAACCTCTTTGCACTGAATTGCCACAAGCCCACGTGCTAAAGGGACTGTCTCCTCCAATTTTGAGAGACAGCTTAGATGAATTTGGGAAGAACAGTGACTAAAATAACAACTAATATCCTAAACCATGATATCAACATCACCAGTTTTATGTAATATTGAATAGGTGGTGTTCATAGGGACCTTCACAAATCATATATTCTAACCACCCTGTCATGGGTTGGGACATCTTCCATTCAACCAgcttgctcaaagccccatctaacctggccttgaacacttccacgGATGGGGGAGTCAGatcttctctgggcaacctgttccactgTCTTTTCCCACTTAACCTaaaaatttttttccatatatcCAGTCTAAATCTGTTCTCTTTTAAAACTGTTGCCTCTTCTCTTGTCACTACATGAACTGGTAAGAagtttctctccatctttcctaaAAGCCTCCTTtaagtactggaaggctgcaataagGTCTTTCTGgagccttttcttttccaggctgaacaatgtCAGCTTCCAGTCTCTCTTCATAGGAAGATGTACTCCAACCCTCTGCTGATTTTCATGGCCCTCCTTGGGCCCTGCTCTAACAGGTTCACATCTTTCTTGGGACCCCAAAGCTACATGCAGCACTCCAGGCGGGGTCTCATCAGGGAAAGAACCACCTTGCTTGACCTGGCCACACCTGGTTTGACATAGCCCAGGACAGGATCAgttttctgggctgcaagggGATACAGATGAATAGCGCTATGGCATTAGAATGCCattgtcttctgctctctgtaGTGACACTCAAACATTTCCAAAACCACAGGCCTATCCAAGTGCTGTTGAGTTTGCAGTGCATGCAGACAGGAGAAACCCAGAGGCATCCACCACGTAAGTTGCATTGGTTCTGCTGGTGGACGCAATCACACCCTTTAACATATTTAAACCTATGGTATGTCCCACTTACCTCTGGAAAAACGTTTTTGTATTACTTATGACTGCATTTATAAAATAGTCATTTTCATCTATGGTTTTCTGGTTACTTTTAAACAAATAGTTTTCCTAATTATGAACACTAAAGGTTTTTGAAACCAGAATGGTTTTGATCCTAAATTATTTGGTGTTGAGTTTGGTGCTTGTGAAAGATGCTAGGTAAGTTTCCAGCATGAGGCTTTGCAGACTTCAGTTTACATCAGGAACAGGACACATGCTTCATGTCCTTTGACACAGCATTAGCAGAGGGAGTTCTTATGAAAACGAACTACATAAACATGTGGCTGAACCACCTTCCATGCTCTTGACATTTCTCCCAGTGTGGCCAGCAGTGAATGTAAATGTTACTGTTGGCTTTAGGATGCAAACACTTGCACACATGCAACTGGAACAGAACCATGAAGTTAATCCACTATGAACAACCACTAGGTTTCAGAACAGATTGACCTATCCTCAATTCAAACAATTTACAGAAATGAGAAACTTCTCAATCATTGCCCCTGCTCTGGAAGAGTCGAacacaatatatatatatacactccCATTCTAGAATGGAAAATCACATCCAAAATTCATTATAGGTCGCAGTCTATACttagaaatgagaaaaagagacTCACCGGATCTCTGGAAACTATTACTGGCTGACAAATCAGTGGAGCCTTCATTTCAAAGAATTTGAGCCAGTTATTCACATCCTCATCAGTATTTAGGGGACAGGCAGAAAATTCTGGAGGCTAGAGCACAAATTAAAGCTTTTTAAGTTAAAGGAAGAACACTTGTATCAGGCTACTTTTTCTGAAGcaactttgcttttttcctccctactattctgttcattttccttcttgACTGAAAGAAGCTCACCAGTGTCCATTACTCTGTTTCTGACAGAAACAGAAGCAACCAAAATACTGCATCTTTCATTGCACAGGTAGTGGGAGAACTACTGAAATGAGGATGCTCTTCCTCCTGGTACATTTTAGAAGctctgttatttaaaaaaagtttaatacTTCTTATAAGTATCATCTGAGTTCATGTATTTCATTTCAATTCAGTTTAGAATAGTTCTCCAGTTCTTTAGCTGCACACAGATTTCAAAAGATGATGGCATTAATGCCAACTAAAATAGAATTACTAGTTTTCTAATACTGATTTTGTAATGTCAACTCCTTAATACAGTGCTCATCCTAATAGTTTATGcatccatttaaaaatacaaaacaaaatgaagcaaCTGAGATGTTACACCCTGATTTATACTTCTGTTTACATGCATTGAGAACAACGTACCATGATGTGAATCTTTGCTTTCCCCTTCTGAATGATAAACGTACCACCCATCCCAACTGGCTTTTCTCCATAGTGTTTCTCTAAAGTTTGTCTCAGACAGGACACAAAGTTAAGCTCCCCGGTTCTTCCACTGGCTTTCACTTCAATGACCTGGAAGATAAAAGTCAGTTTGTCACTGCTGTCTCCTGCTGCAGTAGTCTGAGAAGGTCTATGAAAGCTGCTCTGAAATTCTCCCAAGCTGATAACCCAAGATCACTTTTTGAAAAGATAAGCCTCCATGAAAGTGCTGCTGCACTTCCATCTTTCCAGTATGTGACCATCTCTCTTTACCTTAGCTCTGTTCAATGCTAGCTTTGCCTGTAAAGGGAGCTGGGCAGCAAGAGATTTACCCATACATGAGACAGTGACTTGCGCAACTCCCTTCTGTCCACCAGCTGCCTTCCACTCTGTCAGAAAGAAACACTGGGTAACAGAGGAGACTGTTCACTTTCCATGCAGCAGTCAGGTTTTTGACTGTTCTGCCAGCATCTCTTAGTGCTGGCTGTGTCAGGAGAAGCACTTGTGCAAAAAACTACCTAAGTGCCCATGTCTCATTTACACAAGTACATTGCACCATTACCTTTAGTCACTGCTAGTTTGGATTGGATTTAGATGAATGATTTATGATGGAAAAGTTTTAGTAAACTGATACCTATCCTGCAAAAATTCAAGTGCCTCTGTCTCCACTAATTCTTCCCCTCAATCACTGGCATCAGTTCCTGATTTTGGCATGTTTCTCTTATGGAATTACTACTTTACTATTATCACAGAACACTGCTAGGAGAAACATGAGTTTCCATTCAGTCACAAAACACTGCAAAGTCACCTTTGATCAAAGTACGTACTTTACCAGGTTGTCCCTCACTGGCATAAAGGTTGGCCAACAGTCCAAACTCACAATCAGTGTATTTACTGCTGTACTTCTCAAGCAGGCACCCTTTATCTGCAGGATTTATCTGAGCAACGTAGCTCCCATTTACAGCAGGCTTTTTTTCACTCTTGGTTTGAACAATAGGGATCAGCTGGGAAAAAGAACATATAAGAAAGAATAAGTCAATAAGAACATGTAAGAATCAGCCAAATTAACTGAACTCACATAAATGTGATTTAAGCTTTGGACCATGATCCCAAGAAAAAATCCACTTCATCACACAGCTCTGTCCCTCAGGATGAGGTCTGCACTGGTAAGAAAAATGCACTAATATTGTAATGTAATTGAAAGGTCCAGAAAACAGGTCTACTTTTTCTGAACAATTAAACATAATGTTATATAAAGATGCGGGCGAGCgggcggaaggaaggaatcTATAGTCTGCATGCAAGTGTTGGAATTCTATGCAATACTCTCTCAGTGTACAGTAACAACCACTATTGCAGTGGCCCAAATTTAATGCTGATATAGACTATCTCATCTGCCAATAAATCCATCAAAAGGAGACAGCAAGACCAAAGGTTTATGCTTGAAAAAACTGTGATTAACCAAAGTCTTCATAGGCAATAGTTTTTATCTCTTACCCCTCCTGCAGTTTATAATTTTCTATGTGGTATCTTTAAAATTCACAACAGTGAAACAAAGTCATCCAAGAAGGCAAAAGACCTGCAGTATTTCAAAGGCACTTACCAGTAAGTTTGCAAAGCATTTCTAAAACTTGGCATTAAAACCTCTGGTCAGGTCTATGTCAATCAGTTTCAAAACCCATGTTTCTTGCATGCTTCAAGGTAATCACATGCTTTCTGAAGAATTAcaagttaaaaattaatctttattACCTCAGGAGTATGCACCTCAGTGGATGCCCCTCATCTCAATTCTTTCTGATGTATTTTATATGTTTGTGGTGTGAAAGTGTTTATTAAATACATTGTTGTAAACGGGGAATACCCAGCATGATACTGCTCTACGGTTATGATACTTCCATGAATTCATTGAGAACCATCACGCTTACATACTGACCTCAGCATTTATTCCAAGAACTTTGGAtgaaacagctccagctccaagAATGAAAGCTCCAGGCAGTTCTATGTCCTTTGCAACTGTATTTAGATCATaaacctgcaaaagaaaaacaatatttcCATGCCTGGAAGTACCCAAGTCTAGcctggatggggccctgagcaacctgacctAGTGGGTGGCATCCCTGCTCACCACAGGAGGGGTTGAAACTAGCTTATCTctaaagtctcttccaacccaaaccaatctaTGATTTTGGTGTGGTGCTCTGATCTGCAATTGTCATTCTGTTCACTATAGTCCTGGAGGCATTTAGTTCACAACACCCACCCTCATTAAAATTCTGATAATTAGGTTGAACATGGCTTCTGAACACAACATTTAGTAGTAAGAAATTTGGTAGATGTCCATTTGTTTGCTAAAAGATAGATTCTACCTTTATGTTCCCTGCTCATTTTATTCAAAGACTAAAATACTATTCTTAGTAGATACAACATCAAAATCTGTCTCATTAAACACTGAAAAGTGTCTTTCACAAGTGTAGAATCCTAGTATCTCCTAGTTCttagttttgtttatttcttttcttttgacaaATGTATTAAACCCCACAGCTACAGGGAAAAactcactttttctttctgtgcaatAGGTATGAGGTAAGGAACACCTC encodes:
- the C1H11orf54 gene encoding ester hydrolase C11orf54 homolog → MAKVERFAFHVPSLEELAGVLQKGLKENFADAQVSVVDCPDLTKEPFNFPAKGICGKPRIADVGGVPYLIPIAQKEKVYDLNTVAKDIELPGAFILGAGAVSSKVLGINAELIPIVQTKSEKKPAVNGSYVAQINPADKGCLLEKYSSKYTDCEFGLLANLYASEGQPGKVIEVKASGRTGELNFVSCLRQTLEKHYGEKPVGMGGTFIIQKGKAKIHIMPPEFSACPLNTDEDVNNWLKFFEMKAPLICQPVIVSRDPGFDLRVEHTHCFSHHGEGGHYHQDTSPDSVQYLGYFQPAELLFRIDRPQETHLVGRD